A region of Xylocopa sonorina isolate GNS202 chromosome 13, iyXylSono1_principal, whole genome shotgun sequence DNA encodes the following proteins:
- the LOC143430215 gene encoding uncharacterized protein LOC143430215 isoform X1 has protein sequence MSWEIICADMCRACMKVDGVLLPMYDDDTISQKNLPDKLAELASIQIDRFDGLPNMLCAKCAYRTDAFYDFKLQVQATEKKLRKMFETQIRYSVKEEPMGNDFEQDCSEQSNGLFEVKLLDEKQDINLVHNTDNSEEYLTEGINVNVKGEQGLELDVSELVEENSEFNKADISELRGIIISKLSEAEIEQDKRLKNEIPDEISKILESQQLDYTIMYIPEDVSLEHVDHVNVDTTVACDSAIKLEGKKIVESDCNGELLSESVDSEEFLDTVYSNEKIVGTAGRNKASNDMISEDKSRERLNGKSVRKVSLELSKQPDESDDSDSDYFIDPKDNILGSLNDTITRIKEIKLEDDTIHYQCTLCLQNYDKLTGVLLHTIDNHVPSSGPFFCVVCEKDCESHRELRAHVKTHTGQFPYSCFICNKAYTMKRYLKRHMVCHTDFPRHRCPKCGLRFKVKSELVSHITTHIRGAPYACSQCPRLFNHKGNYKRHLITHLDPQGLHLPKYPCKVCGKRFLNNRTLETHMRVHTGEKPFKCEVCGRSFSQQGNLLNHVRIHSNPRSYTCEVCGKRFNQRATLRDHSLLHTGEKPYVCNVCGIAFTFSAALRRHMWTHTGGKPFGCEICSARFVGKYDLRRHMRIHTDRPRAKRRKNVIKSNDEQEETKEEDVLVTEHPDTETVLIEQVLLTQDVTQVVQQQESEKENVDALFNLIQYG, from the exons ATGAGCTGGGAAATCATTTGCGCCGACATGTGTCGAGCGTGCATGAAAGTTGACGGTGTTCTTCTTCCAATGTACGATGACGACACGATTAGTCAAAAAAATCTGCCAGATAAGCTCGCGGAGCTTGCGTCGATACAG ATCGATAGATTCGATGGACTACCAAACATGCTTTGTGCAAAGTGCGCCTACCGTACTGATGCATTTTATGATTTCAAGTTGCAAGTGCAGGCTACTGAAAAGAAACTTCGCAAGATGTTTGAAACACAAATACGTTACAGCGTAAAG GAGGAACCGATGGGTAACGATTTTGAACAAGACTGTTCTGAACAATCGAACGGATTGTTCGAGGTGAAACTGTTAGATGAGAAGCAAGATATTAATCTTGTGCATAACACTGATAATTCGGAGGAATATTTAACCGAAGGGATAAACGTAAACGTTAAAGGAGAACAAGGGTTAGAACTAGATGTGTCCGAGCTAGTAGAGGAGAACAGTGAGTTCAACAAGGCCGACATATCTGAATTAAGGGGTATTATTATCTCGAAATTATCAGAAGCCGAGATCGAGCAAGACAAACGGTTGAAAAATGAAATTCCGGATGAGATTTCGAAAATTTTGGAATCTCAACAATTAGATTACACGATAATGTACATACCAGAGGATGTTTCTCTGGAACATGTTGATCATGTGAATGTAGATACCACGGTTGCTTGCGATTCTGCGATTAAATTAGAAGGTAAAAAAATCGTCGAGTCTGATTGTAATGGCGAGCTGTTAAGCGAGTCAGTGGATAGCGAGGAGTTTTTGGACACTGTGTATAGTAACGAGAAGATCGTAGGAACGGCTGGGCGAAATAAAGCGAGTAACGATATGATCTCTGAAGATAAGTCGAGGGAAAGACTAAACGGGAAAAGCGTGCGTAAAGTCTCGTTAGAATTAAGCAAACAGCCGGACGAAAGCGACGACTCTGACTCCGATTATTTCATCGACCCGAAAGACAATATATTAGGTAGCTTGAACGACACGATAACGAGAATAAAGGAGATCAAACTGGAGGACGACACGATTCATTATCAGTGCACTCTGTGCCTGCAAAATTACGACAAGCTGACCGGCGTCCTGTTGCACACTATTGACAATCACGTGCCGAGCAGCGGGCCGTTCTTTTGCGTGGTATGCGAGAAGGATTGCGAGAGTCACAGGGAGCTACGCGCGCACGTGAAAACGCATACAGGCCAGTTCCCGTATTCCTGTTTCATATGCAACAAAGCCTACACGATGAAGAGGTATCTAAAGAGGCACATGGTGTGCCACACGGACTTCCCGAGGCATAGGTGTCCGAAATGCGGGCTCAGGTTTAAAGTAAAATCGGAACTGGTATCCCACATCACAACGCACATACGCGGGGCGCCTTACGCCTGCAGCCAATGTCCACGGCTGTTCAATCATAAAGGTAACTACAAGCGACACTTGATCACCCACTTGGATCCGCAAGGCCTTCATTTACCTAAATACCCTTGTAAAGTCTGCGGTAAGAGGTTTTTGAATAATCGCACTTTAGAGACGCATATGCGCGTTCACACCGGCGAGAAGCCGTTCAAGTGCGAGGTATGCGGACGGTCGTTCTCGCAGCAGGGGAACCTGTTGAATCACGTGAGAATTCACTCGAATCCGCGAAGTTACACCTGCGAGGTCTGCGGGAAACGGTTTAATCAGAGGGCGACTTTGAGGGATCACAGCCTGCTGCACACGGGCGAGAAACCATACGTTTGTAACGTTTGCGGGATTGCGTTTACGTTCAGCGCCGCGTTGAGGCGTCACATGTGGACTCATACGGGTGGTAAACCATTCGGATGTGAAATCTGTAGTGCTCGTTTCGTTGGCAAGTACGATCTACGGCGGCACATGAGGATACACACCGACAGACCCAGAGCGAAACGAAGAAAAAACGTGATCAAGTCGAACGACGAACAAGAAGAGACTAAAGAGGAGGATGTTCTGGTTACGGAGCATCCTGATACAGAAACTGTTTTGATAGAACAGGTCCTTTTGACTCAGGACGTTACACAAGTTGTACAACAACAAGAGTCCGAGAAAGAAAATGTCGATGCTCTGTTTAATCTTATACAATATGGTTAA
- the LOC143430215 gene encoding uncharacterized protein LOC143430215 isoform X2: MLCAKCAYRTDAFYDFKLQVQATEKKLRKMFETQIRYSVKEEPMGNDFEQDCSEQSNGLFEVKLLDEKQDINLVHNTDNSEEYLTEGINVNVKGEQGLELDVSELVEENSEFNKADISELRGIIISKLSEAEIEQDKRLKNEIPDEISKILESQQLDYTIMYIPEDVSLEHVDHVNVDTTVACDSAIKLEGKKIVESDCNGELLSESVDSEEFLDTVYSNEKIVGTAGRNKASNDMISEDKSRERLNGKSVRKVSLELSKQPDESDDSDSDYFIDPKDNILGSLNDTITRIKEIKLEDDTIHYQCTLCLQNYDKLTGVLLHTIDNHVPSSGPFFCVVCEKDCESHRELRAHVKTHTGQFPYSCFICNKAYTMKRYLKRHMVCHTDFPRHRCPKCGLRFKVKSELVSHITTHIRGAPYACSQCPRLFNHKGNYKRHLITHLDPQGLHLPKYPCKVCGKRFLNNRTLETHMRVHTGEKPFKCEVCGRSFSQQGNLLNHVRIHSNPRSYTCEVCGKRFNQRATLRDHSLLHTGEKPYVCNVCGIAFTFSAALRRHMWTHTGGKPFGCEICSARFVGKYDLRRHMRIHTDRPRAKRRKNVIKSNDEQEETKEEDVLVTEHPDTETVLIEQVLLTQDVTQVVQQQESEKENVDALFNLIQYG, from the exons ATGCTTTGTGCAAAGTGCGCCTACCGTACTGATGCATTTTATGATTTCAAGTTGCAAGTGCAGGCTACTGAAAAGAAACTTCGCAAGATGTTTGAAACACAAATACGTTACAGCGTAAAG GAGGAACCGATGGGTAACGATTTTGAACAAGACTGTTCTGAACAATCGAACGGATTGTTCGAGGTGAAACTGTTAGATGAGAAGCAAGATATTAATCTTGTGCATAACACTGATAATTCGGAGGAATATTTAACCGAAGGGATAAACGTAAACGTTAAAGGAGAACAAGGGTTAGAACTAGATGTGTCCGAGCTAGTAGAGGAGAACAGTGAGTTCAACAAGGCCGACATATCTGAATTAAGGGGTATTATTATCTCGAAATTATCAGAAGCCGAGATCGAGCAAGACAAACGGTTGAAAAATGAAATTCCGGATGAGATTTCGAAAATTTTGGAATCTCAACAATTAGATTACACGATAATGTACATACCAGAGGATGTTTCTCTGGAACATGTTGATCATGTGAATGTAGATACCACGGTTGCTTGCGATTCTGCGATTAAATTAGAAGGTAAAAAAATCGTCGAGTCTGATTGTAATGGCGAGCTGTTAAGCGAGTCAGTGGATAGCGAGGAGTTTTTGGACACTGTGTATAGTAACGAGAAGATCGTAGGAACGGCTGGGCGAAATAAAGCGAGTAACGATATGATCTCTGAAGATAAGTCGAGGGAAAGACTAAACGGGAAAAGCGTGCGTAAAGTCTCGTTAGAATTAAGCAAACAGCCGGACGAAAGCGACGACTCTGACTCCGATTATTTCATCGACCCGAAAGACAATATATTAGGTAGCTTGAACGACACGATAACGAGAATAAAGGAGATCAAACTGGAGGACGACACGATTCATTATCAGTGCACTCTGTGCCTGCAAAATTACGACAAGCTGACCGGCGTCCTGTTGCACACTATTGACAATCACGTGCCGAGCAGCGGGCCGTTCTTTTGCGTGGTATGCGAGAAGGATTGCGAGAGTCACAGGGAGCTACGCGCGCACGTGAAAACGCATACAGGCCAGTTCCCGTATTCCTGTTTCATATGCAACAAAGCCTACACGATGAAGAGGTATCTAAAGAGGCACATGGTGTGCCACACGGACTTCCCGAGGCATAGGTGTCCGAAATGCGGGCTCAGGTTTAAAGTAAAATCGGAACTGGTATCCCACATCACAACGCACATACGCGGGGCGCCTTACGCCTGCAGCCAATGTCCACGGCTGTTCAATCATAAAGGTAACTACAAGCGACACTTGATCACCCACTTGGATCCGCAAGGCCTTCATTTACCTAAATACCCTTGTAAAGTCTGCGGTAAGAGGTTTTTGAATAATCGCACTTTAGAGACGCATATGCGCGTTCACACCGGCGAGAAGCCGTTCAAGTGCGAGGTATGCGGACGGTCGTTCTCGCAGCAGGGGAACCTGTTGAATCACGTGAGAATTCACTCGAATCCGCGAAGTTACACCTGCGAGGTCTGCGGGAAACGGTTTAATCAGAGGGCGACTTTGAGGGATCACAGCCTGCTGCACACGGGCGAGAAACCATACGTTTGTAACGTTTGCGGGATTGCGTTTACGTTCAGCGCCGCGTTGAGGCGTCACATGTGGACTCATACGGGTGGTAAACCATTCGGATGTGAAATCTGTAGTGCTCGTTTCGTTGGCAAGTACGATCTACGGCGGCACATGAGGATACACACCGACAGACCCAGAGCGAAACGAAGAAAAAACGTGATCAAGTCGAACGACGAACAAGAAGAGACTAAAGAGGAGGATGTTCTGGTTACGGAGCATCCTGATACAGAAACTGTTTTGATAGAACAGGTCCTTTTGACTCAGGACGTTACACAAGTTGTACAACAACAAGAGTCCGAGAAAGAAAATGTCGATGCTCTGTTTAATCTTATACAATATGGTTAA